A region of Acidobacteriota bacterium DNA encodes the following proteins:
- the glgA gene encoding glycogen synthase GlgA — protein MRIAMMAAEAAPCVKVGGLGDVVGALPKALERQGAAVSVIVPRHGAGSWEGSVAGRVPRLDVPMGGRVERADITEARMRGSAVRVYAIASRKYFDREGVYDDPATGEGYPDNPERFLFFMRAAVELVRALGVPFDILHCHDAHAALVPALVHPRYAPAGAGDFARTGTLLTIHNLAHQGICPPETLDHAGIAARHFHPGSPFEYWGRLNFMKAGIELADRVNTVSPTYAVEIRSGPEAGCGLEGVLAGRSAALSGIVNGIDYEEWNPESDPHIAAPYSARDLAGKEACRRDLRAFFRLEERPVPLVGIVSRLADQKGLDLVAEAADGLLALDLQLVVLGTGQRKYHDLLEAVAARHPGRVGVRLAFDNALAHRIEAGCDIFLMPSRYEPCGLNQLYSLRYGTVPVVRRTGGLADTVTPWDGARGTGFLFEDYSAGALVDAVRRALGAYADRDEWRRLVVRCMRQDWSWERSARRYLDLYREIRRDDR, from the coding sequence ATGCGTATTGCGATGATGGCGGCCGAGGCCGCGCCCTGCGTCAAGGTCGGCGGCCTCGGGGATGTCGTGGGGGCCCTGCCGAAGGCGCTCGAGAGGCAGGGGGCGGCGGTCTCGGTCATCGTCCCGCGCCACGGCGCCGGCTCCTGGGAAGGGAGCGTGGCGGGCCGGGTGCCGCGCCTCGACGTCCCCATGGGGGGGCGGGTCGAGCGGGCGGATATCACCGAGGCCCGCATGCGGGGGAGCGCGGTCAGGGTCTACGCGATCGCCTCACGGAAGTATTTCGACCGGGAGGGGGTGTACGACGACCCGGCGACGGGCGAGGGCTACCCGGACAATCCCGAGCGCTTCCTCTTTTTCATGAGGGCGGCGGTCGAACTGGTCCGGGCGCTCGGGGTTCCCTTCGACATCCTGCACTGCCACGACGCGCACGCCGCCCTCGTCCCCGCCCTCGTCCACCCGCGCTACGCCCCGGCCGGCGCCGGCGATTTCGCCCGGACCGGGACCCTCCTGACGATCCACAACCTCGCCCACCAGGGGATCTGCCCCCCGGAAACCCTCGACCACGCCGGGATCGCCGCCCGGCATTTCCACCCCGGGTCCCCCTTCGAATACTGGGGGCGGCTCAACTTCATGAAGGCGGGGATCGAACTGGCGGACCGGGTCAACACGGTCAGCCCGACCTACGCGGTGGAGATCCGGAGCGGCCCCGAGGCGGGGTGCGGGCTGGAAGGGGTGCTCGCGGGCCGCTCCGCCGCGCTCAGCGGGATCGTCAACGGCATCGATTACGAGGAGTGGAACCCGGAGAGCGACCCCCATATCGCCGCCCCCTACTCGGCCCGGGACCTCGCCGGGAAGGAGGCGTGCCGCCGCGACCTGCGCGCCTTTTTCCGGCTCGAGGAGCGGCCCGTGCCGCTCGTGGGGATCGTCTCCCGCCTGGCGGACCAGAAGGGGCTGGACCTGGTCGCGGAGGCGGCCGACGGGCTCCTCGCGCTCGACCTGCAGCTGGTGGTCCTGGGGACCGGTCAGCGGAAGTATCACGACCTGCTCGAGGCGGTCGCCGCCCGCCACCCCGGCAGGGTGGGGGTGCGGCTCGCTTTCGACAACGCCCTGGCGCACCGGATCGAGGCCGGGTGCGACATCTTCCTGATGCCCTCGCGCTACGAGCCGTGCGGCCTGAACCAGCTCTACAGCCTTCGCTACGGGACGGTCCCGGTGGTGCGCCGCACCGGGGGGCTGGCCGACACGGTCACCCCCTGGGACGGCGCGCGCGGCACCGGGTTTCTGTTCGAGGATTACAGCGCGGGCGCGCTCGTCGACGCCGTCCGCCGCGCGCTCGGCGCCTACGCCGACCGGGACGAATGGCGGCGCCTGGTGGTCCGCTGCATGCGGCAGGATTGGTCGTGGGAACGGTCGGCCCGCCGCTACCTCGACCTGTACCGCGAAATCCGGAGGGATGACCGATGA
- a CDS encoding beta-lactamase family protein: MTRWKGARGEWLPGLLCFLAACAPAAQPAAGPGAGLDPERLERIGDAVGDSIGAGEIPGAVVIVGRRGEVAYCRAFGNRALVPAPEPMTADTVFDVSSLTKVLATTPAVMILAEEGKVRLDDRVSRYLPRFTGGGKEKITVRQLLTHYSGLRPDFDLSREWSGTGAALRELWGEKTEAEPGTKFVYSDLNFIALGELVRAVSGRGLELFARERIHAPLGMNDTGFLPPKSLLGRIAPTEPRRNTLRYLGGRAEGLDAMVRGEVHDPTAWRMGGVAGHAGLFSSARDLALYAQMLLGGGAFGGGERGGRRLLSPAAVEAMTRPQSPAGALPLRGFGWDIDSDYASPRGELLGGGYGHTGFTGTSLWVWPEEGLFVGILTNRVHPSGGKNINHLRGAIANIVAAALVP, encoded by the coding sequence ATGACGCGATGGAAAGGAGCGCGCGGGGAGTGGCTCCCGGGCCTCCTCTGCTTTCTTGCGGCGTGCGCCCCCGCGGCCCAGCCGGCCGCCGGCCCCGGGGCGGGGCTCGACCCGGAGCGCCTCGAACGGATAGGGGACGCGGTCGGGGACTCGATCGGGGCCGGGGAAATCCCCGGGGCGGTGGTGATCGTGGGACGGCGCGGGGAGGTCGCCTACTGCCGCGCCTTCGGCAACCGGGCGCTCGTGCCCGCGCCGGAACCGATGACGGCCGACACGGTCTTCGACGTCTCCTCCCTGACGAAGGTCCTGGCCACCACCCCCGCCGTCATGATCCTGGCGGAGGAGGGGAAGGTGCGGCTGGACGACCGGGTGTCGCGCTACCTCCCCCGGTTCACCGGGGGGGGGAAGGAAAAGATCACGGTGCGGCAGCTCCTGACCCACTACTCGGGGCTGCGGCCCGACTTCGACCTGTCCCGGGAATGGTCCGGGACCGGGGCCGCCCTGAGGGAGCTGTGGGGGGAGAAGACCGAGGCCGAACCGGGAACGAAGTTCGTATACAGCGACCTCAATTTCATCGCCCTGGGGGAACTGGTGCGGGCCGTTTCGGGCCGCGGCCTGGAGCTGTTCGCCCGCGAGCGCATCCATGCCCCCCTGGGGATGAACGACACCGGGTTCCTCCCCCCGAAGTCGCTTCTCGGGCGCATCGCCCCGACCGAACCGCGCCGGAACACCCTGCGCTACCTGGGGGGACGGGCCGAGGGGCTCGACGCGATGGTGCGGGGGGAGGTCCACGACCCCACCGCCTGGCGCATGGGGGGGGTCGCCGGGCACGCGGGACTCTTTTCGAGCGCACGCGACCTGGCCCTGTACGCGCAGATGCTGCTCGGCGGCGGCGCCTTCGGCGGGGGCGAGCGCGGGGGGCGAAGGCTCCTCTCCCCGGCGGCGGTCGAGGCCATGACCCGGCCGCAGTCCCCGGCGGGCGCGCTCCCGCTGCGGGGGTTCGGCTGGGATATCGATTCCGATTACGCCTCGCCGCGCGGGGAGTTGCTCGGCGGGGGGTACGGCCACACCGGGTTCACCGGGACCTCGCTCTGGGTCTGGCCCGAGGAGGGGCTCTTCGTTGGAATCCTGACCAACCGGGTGCACCCGTCCGGCGGCAAAAACATCAACCACCTCCGCGGCGCGATCGCCAACATCGTCGCCGCGGCGCTCGTGCCATGA